The following proteins come from a genomic window of Deltaproteobacteria bacterium:
- a CDS encoding amidohydrolase family protein → MAGVIDADTHIAEPEAMWKFFDEDMYPRRPVLTSITDDTLYGTRNKFWLIDGNIFPKPSGKGGFRLVTPTAATQETERNDSLIASREITDVGVRLADMDRLGIETQVIYPTLFLVYLTEDVDLEIALCKAYNRFMWEVEEKAGGRMRWNAVLPLRSVDASIDEMRLAKEHGAVGIFFRGMEGDRTLDDPYFFPVYEEANSLELPICIHTGSGCPTLTNMFNLERNHTFAHGRVLPIFAFRDIIHNRIPEMFPKLRFGFIEASAGWVPFLLHILRRLLKQQFKFESSVELFRKYRLFVACEADEDIPYLIRYMGEDNIVIGSDYGHNDPSFEPELAQTIRSREDLSPAIADKILSENPKQLYAL, encoded by the coding sequence ATGGCAGGAGTCATCGATGCGGATACGCATATCGCCGAGCCCGAGGCGATGTGGAAGTTCTTCGACGAGGACATGTACCCGCGCCGCCCGGTGCTGACGTCCATCACCGACGACACGCTGTACGGCACGCGCAACAAGTTCTGGCTCATCGACGGCAACATCTTTCCGAAGCCCTCTGGCAAGGGGGGATTCAGGCTGGTGACGCCGACCGCGGCCACGCAGGAAACGGAACGGAACGACAGCCTCATCGCGAGCCGCGAGATCACCGACGTGGGTGTGCGGCTTGCGGACATGGACCGCCTCGGCATCGAGACACAGGTGATCTACCCCACGCTGTTCCTCGTTTATCTCACCGAGGACGTGGACCTGGAGATCGCGCTGTGCAAGGCCTACAACCGCTTCATGTGGGAGGTGGAGGAGAAGGCCGGAGGACGGATGCGCTGGAACGCGGTGCTGCCGCTCCGCTCGGTGGACGCGTCCATCGACGAGATGCGCCTGGCCAAGGAGCACGGCGCCGTGGGCATCTTCTTCCGCGGCATGGAAGGCGACCGGACCCTGGACGACCCCTACTTCTTCCCGGTGTACGAGGAGGCCAACTCGCTGGAGCTGCCCATCTGCATCCACACGGGCTCGGGCTGCCCCACCCTCACCAACATGTTCAACCTGGAGCGCAACCACACCTTCGCCCACGGCCGGGTGCTGCCCATCTTCGCCTTCCGGGACATCATCCACAACCGCATCCCGGAGATGTTCCCCAAGCTGCGCTTCGGTTTCATAGAGGCGTCGGCGGGCTGGGTACCGTTCCTGCTGCACATCCTGCGGCGTCTGCTGAAGCAGCAGTTCAAGTTCGAGAGCAGCGTGGAGCTGTTCCGGAAGTACCGGCTGTTCGTGGCCTGCGAAGCCGACGAGGACATCCCGTACCTGATCCGCTACATGGGCGAGGACAACATCGTCATCGGTTCCGACTACGGCCACAACGATCCCTCGTTCGAACCGGAGCTGGCCCAGACCATCCGTTCGCGCGAGGACCTGTCGCCCGCCATCGCGGACAAGATCCTGAGCGAGAACCCGAAACAGCTCTACGCGCTGTGA
- a CDS encoding amidohydrolase family protein: protein MDNFGNTLVIDADGHVNEGDIDFKPWLPEKYKSLAPVRLKDNRGGNRLMLEGRIWPANEGPGPGVTGPMTEEARKGRPGMTDPKERLKDMDLEGIDVAVIFGTQIALTVNGIMDKGLAGALCRAVNEWLIEYCSADTSRLRAVGLIPCQDPDAAVRELHYLADHGATTAMLPTNVYGRNMGDPMFDPIYAAAQEIGMPLSVHPQTGHDGIPGVSGVMGAGSRRFYKYVYVHMTAFPFELMIAMMHMLGEGVFDRYPSLKIAYMEGGAGWLPFWMERLDEHMEKLAPQMPEMRRRPSAVVQSDQLVLSCESEETGLDRVLEASGAATVLYASDYCHWDCHFPYSVRDVISGGDLSFEQKEQVLYKNAVEFFDLKDLPEPAALAKAMGTWDSHNGGVPPA from the coding sequence ATGGATAACTTCGGGAACACACTGGTCATCGACGCGGACGGGCACGTCAACGAGGGTGACATCGACTTCAAACCCTGGCTGCCCGAGAAGTACAAGTCGTTGGCGCCGGTACGTCTCAAGGACAATCGGGGCGGCAACCGCCTGATGCTGGAGGGGCGCATCTGGCCGGCCAACGAGGGACCTGGGCCGGGTGTGACGGGGCCGATGACCGAAGAGGCACGCAAGGGCCGACCGGGCATGACCGACCCCAAGGAACGCCTCAAGGACATGGACCTCGAAGGCATCGACGTGGCGGTGATCTTCGGCACGCAGATCGCGCTCACGGTGAACGGGATCATGGACAAGGGTCTGGCCGGCGCCCTCTGCCGCGCGGTCAACGAATGGCTGATCGAATATTGCTCCGCGGACACCAGCCGCCTGCGAGCGGTGGGGCTCATCCCCTGCCAGGACCCCGACGCGGCCGTGCGCGAGCTCCACTACCTGGCCGACCATGGCGCCACCACCGCCATGCTGCCCACCAACGTCTACGGCCGGAACATGGGCGACCCCATGTTCGACCCCATCTACGCCGCGGCCCAGGAAATCGGCATGCCGCTGTCGGTGCATCCGCAGACCGGCCACGACGGGATTCCCGGCGTGTCCGGCGTGATGGGCGCCGGCAGCCGGCGCTTCTACAAGTACGTGTACGTGCACATGACCGCATTCCCCTTCGAACTGATGATCGCCATGATGCACATGCTCGGCGAGGGGGTGTTCGACCGCTATCCCAGCCTCAAGATCGCTTACATGGAGGGCGGCGCCGGCTGGCTCCCCTTCTGGATGGAACGCCTCGACGAGCACATGGAGAAGCTGGCGCCACAGATGCCGGAGATGCGCCGCCGTCCCAGCGCGGTCGTCCAAAGCGACCAGCTCGTGCTCTCGTGCGAGTCCGAGGAGACCGGCCTGGACCGGGTGCTGGAGGCCTCGGGCGCCGCCACCGTGCTCTACGCGTCGGACTACTGCCACTGGGACTGCCACTTCCCCTACTCGGTCCGGGACGTCATCTCCGGCGGCGACCTGAGCTTCGAGCAGAAGGAACAGGTGTTGTACAAGAACGCCGTGGAGTTCTTCGATCTGAAGGACCTGCCCGAGCCCGCGGCGCTGGCCAAGGCCATGGGCACGTGGGACAGCCATAACGGGGGAGTCCCGCCGGCCTAG
- a CDS encoding amidohydrolase family protein: MMIIDSDTHIAEPLGMWDHLDADLYPRRPVLAKVPEDTLYGPRNAFWLIDGNIVPKPNGKGGFRLVTPSASKLESSRSDSLIASREITRPEVRLADMDRLGIDVQVIYPTLFLVYLTHDVELEIGLCKAYNRYMWEVQRTGKNRLLWTAVLPLRSIEASIDEMRLAKEHDAVGIFFRGMEGDRTLDDPYFFPVYEEAARLDLPICIHTGMGAPSIINLFSVERNFSFAQGRVLPIFAFRDLVANRIPEQFPGLRFGFIEASAGWVPFMLHILKRLMKSDWKHKSDEGLFQEYRLFVACEADEDVPYLVDYIGEDHLLIGSDYGHQDPSFEPDLTGTIRGREDIPQRVADKMFSDNARQFYGINGA, translated from the coding sequence ATGATGATCATCGATTCCGACACGCATATCGCCGAGCCCCTCGGCATGTGGGACCACCTCGACGCAGACCTCTACCCGCGCCGCCCGGTGCTGGCCAAGGTACCCGAGGACACACTCTATGGTCCGCGCAATGCCTTCTGGCTCATCGACGGCAACATCGTGCCCAAGCCCAACGGCAAGGGCGGCTTCCGGCTGGTGACGCCGTCCGCCTCGAAGCTCGAATCGTCGCGCAGCGACAGCCTCATCGCCAGCCGCGAGATCACCCGGCCGGAGGTGCGGCTGGCGGACATGGACCGGCTCGGCATCGACGTGCAGGTCATCTATCCGACGCTGTTCCTGGTCTACCTGACCCACGACGTGGAGCTGGAGATCGGTCTGTGCAAGGCATACAACCGCTACATGTGGGAGGTGCAACGGACCGGGAAGAACCGCCTGCTGTGGACCGCGGTACTGCCGCTCCGCTCCATCGAGGCTTCCATCGACGAGATGCGCCTGGCCAAGGAGCACGACGCCGTGGGCATCTTCTTTCGCGGCATGGAAGGCGACCGGACCCTGGATGACCCCTACTTCTTCCCGGTCTACGAGGAAGCCGCCAGACTGGATCTGCCCATCTGCATTCACACGGGCATGGGCGCGCCGTCCATCATCAACCTGTTCAGCGTCGAGCGGAACTTCTCGTTCGCGCAAGGACGGGTGCTGCCGATCTTCGCCTTCCGGGACCTCGTGGCCAACCGCATTCCCGAACAGTTCCCCGGCCTTCGCTTCGGCTTCATCGAGGCCTCCGCCGGCTGGGTGCCGTTCATGCTGCACATCCTGAAACGGCTGATGAAGAGCGACTGGAAGCACAAGTCCGACGAGGGCCTGTTCCAGGAATACCGCCTGTTCGTGGCCTGCGAGGCGGACGAGGATGTCCCTTATCTCGTGGACTACATCGGCGAGGACCACCTGCTCATCGGATCGGACTATGGCCATCAGGACCCCTCGTTCGAGCCGGATCTCACGGGCACCATCCGCGGCCGTGAGGACATCCCGCAACGGGTGGCCGACAAGATGTTCAGCGACAACGCCAGGCAATTCTACGGGATCAACGGCGCCTGA